In the Halorussus salinus genome, CTCGCACTCGCGTCACTCACGGCGCTCCATCCAGACCCGAAGCCCGACCACCGTGTAGCCCGTCAGCGCGAGGAGCGCCCGCTCGCCGGTGTAGGCGATGGGGAACAGGCGTTCGACCCGGCCCTCCTCGGCACCCTTTTGGGGGTCGATGCCCGTGCTGTAGTGGGTGTTCTCGGTCGTCCGCACCGACTCGGACCCGCCGCCAGCACCCGACGAACCGCCGCCGCTCGACCCGGCTCCCGACCCCGCGTCGGCCCCCGCACCGCCCGACCGGTCGGGCGCGAACGCCTCGACCAGCCCCCCGAAATCGACGTTCACGAGCGTCTGGACGAACCCCTCTTTCGTGGAGTAGAACACCTTCCCGTCGAAGGTGTAGAATCGGTCGTGAAGCGGGTAGAGGAGGTTCGCGCCGTTGAAGAACGCGTCGAGACCGATTCCGGCGAACGTCACCGCGACGAGGCTGACCCACGCGACGCGGACGCCCCGGCCGCCCCACTGCGAGCGAACGAGCGAGGCGTCTCCTCGGCGCAGGTCCGCCCACAGCAGGACCCCACCCAGAAGCGGCAACAGGAGCGTGTGGAACGCCGCCCGATGCGCGCCCGCTATCCAGAACCCGACGAACACGTCGAAGTCCACCAGCGCCACCGCCGTCATCACGACCGCCACCGACTTCCCGTCGAAGTAGTCCGCCAACAGTGCGGTCCCCACCAGTCCCGCCAGCGCGACGTGTACCACCGTCGAAGGCATGTGAACTGTCGTACGTGACCCATCCACATTATCACTTTCCCGCTATCTTCGACGTTCGCCGAACCCCGATTTCGATACGCTTTTCCGAGCGACTCGCGCAGACCGGAGCATGACTGGAGATACCGACCCCCGCGGGGACCTCGCGGAACGCATCGCGGGCGAGATAACCCTGAGCGACGACCCCGGCGCGACGCTCCGCAAGTGGCGCACCGACTTCGGAGTCTCCCAGACCGATTTGGCCGACCACCTCGACGTGTCGTCGTCGGTCGTCAGCGACTACGAGAGCGGCCGCCGCGAGAGTCCGGGCATCGGCGTGGTCTCCCGACTCGTCAACGCCCTGCTGGACATCGACGAGCGCCGCGGGGGCGACCGCATCCGCCAGTACGCCCGCGTCGTCTCCGCGGGGTTCGAGAGCGACATCGTGAACGACCTCCGGGAGTATCCGACGCAGGTCTCACTCGACCGATTCTACGACGCGGTTGGCGCGAGGGAACTCGCAGAGGGCGACCAGCGCCACGTCACCGGCCACACCGTCATCGACAGCATCGAGGCTATCACGCGCCTCTCCAGCGAGGAGTTCTATCGACTCTACGGCCAGAGTACCAGCCGCGCGCTGATGTTCACCAACGTCACCCGCGGGGAGTCGCCGCTGGTCGCCATGCGCGTCGTGAATCCGACGCCGAACGCGGTGGTCCTCCACGGCCTCGACCGCGGGGACCTGTGGGACCACGCGCCGAAGATGGCCCGCCTCGACGGTTTCTCGCTCTCGGTCACGAACGAGCCGATAGACGACGTGTTGCAGGCGCTCCGAGAGTTCCCCTGAGCGAATTTCGGCCCGAGTGTCCACCGGAGCAGTCGGTCCGAGGCGCGTCCGACCTTCCGTCCACCCGTCCGGCTAAAATATATTTTAGCTAACACTTTTCGGTGGCTGGCCCGTACCTGTTTTCGATGCCAGACGCCAGACCTCCCTCGGAATCGACCCCGAACAGCGACCCGGAACTCACGAAGACCGGCACGACGACGGTCGCGGTCACGGCCGACGACGCGGTGGTCGTGATGGCCGACAGGCGTGCGAGCGCGGGCGGCCGGTTCGTCACGAGCAAGGATACCCAGAAAGTCGAGCGAGTCCACCCGACCGCGGCAGTCGCGCTCTCGGGCGCGGTCGGCAGTCTCCAAGACTACACCCGCCGACTCCGCTCGCGGGCCGACCAGTACGAGATTCGCCGTGGCGACCCGCCGAGCGTCGCCGCGTTCGCCACCTTCGCGGGGAACCTCCTCCGAAACGGTCCCTACCGCATGGTCCGGCCGATTCTGGGCGGCGTGGACGGCGACGGCCCGCAGGTCTACGACCTCGACGGCGGCGGCGCGGTGATGGACGCGCCCTACGCCGCGAAGGGGAGCGGCACCCAGTTCGCGCTCGGCGTCCTCGAACGCGAGTTCCGGCCCGGCCTCTCGGTCGAAGCCGCGACCGACGCCGCGGCCCGCGCCGTCGAGAGCGCAATCGAGCGCGACACCGCCAGCGGGAACGGCGTCACCGTCGCCGAAATCACCGCCGAGGAGGTCGCCATCGACGCGTACGACGACCCGGCCGAGTTGTACGCCGACCCGGCCACCGCGGCCGGAGGCGACGCGGCCGACCGCGACGCCGACGACGGCGAGGAGGTGGCCTGATGCAGGGCGACCAGCAGGCCTACGACCGGGGCACCAGCATCTTCTCGCCCGACGGACGACTGTATCAGGTCGAGTACGCCCGCGAGGCGGTCGAGCGCGGGAGCGCGAGCGTCGGGGTCACGACCGCCGAGAGCGTCGTCCTCGCGGCCCGCCGCCGGGTGCGCTCGCCGCTGATGGACCCCGAGAGCGTCGAGAAGTTGCATCAGGTGGACGACCTCCTCGGGGTCGCCTCGGCGGGTAACGCGGCCGACGCCCGACAGTTGGTGGAGTTCGCGCGTCAGACCGCCCAGCGCGACCGCCTGACCTACGACGAGCCGATGGGCGTCGAACCGCTCGCGAAGGCGGTCGCCGACCACGTGCAGGAGTACACGCAGTCGGGCGGCGCGCGCCCGTTCGGGACCGGCCTGCTGGTCGGCGGCGTGACCGAAGACGCCTCGGGAGACTACCGGCCCGCGCTGTACGAGACCGACCCCTCGGGGACGCCCTCGGCGTGGGACGCCGCGGCGGTCGGACGCGACAGCGCCGAGATTCGGAAGTTCCTCGAAGCCGAGTATCGTCCGGACGCGGACCTCGATTCGGGCGTGGACCTCTCGCTGGAAGCCCTCGCCGCGCCCGACGACGAGTCGTTCGCCCCCGCGGAGGTGGCCGTGGCGACGGTGACGAAAGAGGCGGGCTACCGCCACCTCTCGGCCGACGAGCGCCGGAGCGCGCTCGACCGTCTCGGACTGCTGGACGAGAGCGGGAATCGGCAGGCGTCCTGACGGTTCCGCGGCGATTTCCTATCGCGCTTATTCGTTTATCCGGCCCGAGTGCGACGCTCGTCTCGCTGGCGGGGTCGCTGTTGCTGGCGCTCCGGAACTCCTCGAATCGAAAAGAGCGAAACCTACGACGCCTGCCGAACCGACTCCGCGCCGCGCCGCCGCGTCCCGGCCACCGAGCAGTCCCCGGCGACGAACACGTCCAGCAGTTCGTCGTCCAGTTCGACGCCGACCCTGACACACCACGGGTCGTCGGAGACGACCGTCTCGGTCCACTCGTCGCCGACGTTCCAGATGGGCCTATCCCGGACGTTCAGCCCGTGGTCGTGGAAGAACGCGACGACCGCGGGGTGTTCGAGGACCGCGAGCGTGACGGGCGCGTGGAGTCGGCACCCGCACTGCGCGCAGTCGAGGAGGACCTGCGCGCGCTCGGCGTCGCTGTCGGGCAGGCGGTCGGTCAGGGAGTCGGGCGGGGACGCGAGCGCGGCGTCCATCGTCGCCGCGCACTCGGGACAGACCCCGTCGGACATCACAGAGAGGCGGTGGCGGTGGTGGCGGTCGAACGCCGAAAGCAGGCGCTCGGGGTCGCGGTCCCGGCGCGCGCTCGGTGGGAACGGCAAGGTTAGGACGCCGCGCCCGCAGTCGTCGCAGGCCACGGTGACGGAGTTGGCCTCGCAGACCGCCGCGAGGTCGCCCGACTCACAGAGCGGGCAGGCGTCGCCGGTCGGCACGGGACCGAACGACACCCGGTCGGTGTAGGTTCCGGCGGCGATGGCTCGGGCGACCTGCCGCCCGGCGTAGGTCAGCGCGTAGCGGTCGCCCTCGTCGCCGGTTCGCCGGAGGAACAGGTCGGTCAACTGCCGAAGGTGGTAGGCGAACCCGGCGGTCGTGTCGGCGGGACTTCGCTCGAAGAGTTCCGAGAAAGTCATCGTCCGGCGCTCGGGCGAGTCCGACGTGCCCTCGCCCGCGGCGTCGCTATCGTCCTCGCCGCCCGCGAGCGCCCGGAGGACCGCCATCCGGACCTCGTTGCCCAGCGCCTCGAAGGCGTCGCTGGCCGCGCTCGACTCGACTTCCGGCGCGGGTGCGGCGGCTTCGGTGTCCGCCGTGACGGTCCCCGCGTCGGACTCGCGGGTCTCCTCGACCGCCGCACGCTCCGGTAACTCGGTCGGGGTCGCCTCCGCACCCGACTCGTTCGCGCCTTCCGTGCCAGCGTCACTCATGCCGGTATCGTCGGGCGTCGTCGTTTATAAGCTCTCGGACCGCGGCGGATTCGTTCTCGCTCGAATCGTTACGTCCCGTGGTGGTCGGCGCGCGCTGGCGCGAGTTCATCTCGCGCCGTCGTCGCGCGAGGGATGACCGAACGAAGTGAGGGAAGCGGTTGGGGAGGTGTGAGGCCCGTGCGGGGCGGTGTCATGCGGTGGCGTCGCGGTCACTCCGAGGTGTCGGCAGTAGGGCGGTTTGCGGGTCCAAGACCGCTCGACCGAGAAAACAGCCGATAGAACCGCAGAAAAGCAACCGACTCAGCTGGTCCGACTAGTTGTCCACATAATCGTAGAGCCGCTCGTTCATCCGGCCCGTCCCGGTGAAGACGAACTCGCCGTCCGGCACCGTGAAGTCCTCCATCTCGATGGTCTTGTCGTGGTTGTGCCGGTCGTGGACGTTCTCGTACTCCTCGAAGCTGAGGTCGTAGCGGGCGTCGTTCTGGGCGTCGATGTTCAGCGCCTCGATTTCGTCTTCCCAGCCGTCGGCGACCGTCTCCGCGTGGATTTCCGCCTGCGCGCCCGAGCCGTAGGACCCCACGAGGAGTTTCTGGCCAGCGAGGTCGATGCCCTCCTCGGCGGCGGTCTTGAGCGCGCTGGCACGGGCGATGTGGACCGACCCGGTGTACCAGTTGCCGACCTCTCGGGAGATGGAGAGGGTCGGCTCGACGGTGGCGGCGTACCAGTCGCGGTACGCCTCGGTCGAACTCAGGTCGTCCATGTGGTCCCGGATGGCCTCCTCGTAGCTCTCGCGGTCGTCGAAGTCCTCCTCGCGGGGCTGGAAGCCGATTTCCTCCGCGAGTTCCTCCTCGATGGGCGTGTCCCGAATCATGTGTCGGTAGCCCAGCAGGCCCGCCTTCCGGACCATGCCGGGGAACGGCGTGTGGAACGGGATGTACGCGAAGTCGTCGGGGTGGGTGTCGCCCGAGACGCTCTCGAAGTCCTCCAGCGCCTCGCGCATCCGAGCGAGATAGACCTGCATCGAGCGCTTACCGTCCACGCTCGGGAACTGCTGGTTGGGCTTGAGGAAGTCGGTCTCGTCGGCGCTCCCGTAGCCCTGCTCGGTCGAGAGTTCCACGAGGCTCGGCTCCTCGTCGATGAGCATGGCGACCGCGCCCGCGCCCTGCGTGGCCTCACCGGGGTCGCCCCGCGCGTAGAGGGCGGTGTCGGTCGCCACGACGAGCGCGGCGCGGCCGCGGTTACGACCCGCTTTGATCCAGTTGTACGCGTCGTCCAGACTCTGAGTGCCGGAGATGCAGGCGAACTTGCGCTCGCCCTTGTTGGCGTGGTGGAAGTCGCCGTCGTAGACCTGTTCGAGACAGCCCGCGATGTACGTCGAGACGGGCTTGGAGTTGTCGAACGAACTCTCGGTGGCCACGTCGATGCGACCGATGTCGTCGGGCGAGAGACCCTTGCGGTCCATCAGGCGCTTGGCCGCGTTCGCGCCCATCGTCACGATGTCCTCGTGAGCGTCCGGGAACGAACTGGCGTGCAGGCCGAGTCCCTTCGTGTACTTTTCGGGCTCCTCGCCCTTCTCGGGCGCGAACGTCTCCGCGAGGTCCAGTTTGAGCTTCCCCGTCCAGATTTCGATGGCGTCGATACCGACAGCTGTCATATCCGTTACTCCGGCGACCGCCTATAAGATTTTGTCGATAGGGTCTTCGACGCGCGTCGAAATACGTCAGCTCACGCGGCCCCGTCTCGGTTCGCCGACGACCGTCGCGCTCTCGGTGTTCTGCAGGGTTCCGCTCCTCCCGCGCTCCTCTATCGTCGCCTCCGCGACGAACAGGGTACCCTGTGAGACGGTCGCCGACGACGACCGAGCGGTGTTCAGTTCGGTCCGATTCAGGACGGCGTCGCCGGTCCGGGCGGTCAGCGAGATGCTACCGGACCCGCTCCCGCCGACGAAGTTGTTCACGCTCGTCCGGGCCGCGTCGAGCGAGTCGCCGGAGAGACTAACGTCCCGTTTCGAGAGGAGGTCGGCGTCCCTCACCGACAGCGAGCCACCGGAGGCCGAGACAGTAATCGCGCCGCTTCCGCTCCCGCCTTGGTAGTTGTCTATCGACGCTCCGTCGAGGTCCGCGCTCGCGGCCGTGACCTGTACCGTGTTCTTGGTGGCGAAGACGCTCTCCTCGGCGGCGAACGACCCGGCAACGTCGACAGTCACCGAACCGCTCCCGCTTCCGCCTTGGTAATTGTCGAACACCGCGTTCGAGGCTGTCACCGCGTCGGCTTCGACCGAGATGTCGCCCTTCGTATCGACCACGGCGTCGGCGGCCGAGAGACTGCCCGAACTAGTTATCGAGACGCCGCCGCTCCCGCTTCCGCCGACGTAGTTGTCCAGCACGGTGCCGGTCAGGTCCGTCTTGCCCCCGTCGATGGAGACGGTCCCTTTCGTCCGCACGTCCGTTCCGGCCATCGCTACCGACCCGGCGGCGTCGAGGGTGACGCCGCCGCTCCCGCTTCCGCCAGCGTAGTTGTCTACCGTCCGGTCGGCGAGGTCAAGCGACCCCGACTCGGCCGTGAGGCGCACGTCGTTTCGACTCGTCACGTTGGCATCGAGGAGGATACTCTCGGCCGTCCAGTCGGCGCGGTTCACGTCGAGCGACCCGCGCCCGTCCGTACTGTCTGGCACCACGAGGTCGTTACCGTCGCCCGCGGTAAAGGTGCCGTCGAGTTGCGCTTCACTGACGGGCGAATCCGTAGTGTCGGGCTCGTAGACGCCGTCACCGTCGGCGTCCTGATACGCGAATCCGGGGTCAACCCCAGCACCGCCACCGCCCTGCCCGTCGGCGGTGTCGGTCACGCTCGCGGTCTCAGTGTTGTCGGCTTGGTCGGTCGCCTCGATGCGAACCGTGTACTCCTCGCCGTAGTTGCCGTTGCCCGAGTCCGGTGTGAGCGTCGCGGTTCCCGAAGCGGAGTCGCCGCTCACTCCGACAGTCTGAGTCGTAACGGTCTGCCCGTTCTGATTGCGGAGGGACAACTCGACGCTCGACAGACCGCTCCCGCCAGTATCCGAGACCGCCCAGTCGATGCCGTACTGGACGCTTCCGGAATTGCCGGGGCAGGGCGTCTGTCCGGACGGGCAGTTGCTCTGGTCGTCCACGATGAACCGCTCGATGGTCGGTGAGTCCGATTCGGCCGCCGGGTCGGGGTTCACGATTCGGACGCGAATCGGGTCCACGTCGTCGCCGCTGGCCGCGTAGACGGTGACGGTCCCGTTGGTCGGCGTCAGGCGGAGCGTGGTCTCGTTGCGGCCCGCGGCGTCGGTCGTCTCGCCGGTCGGGACGACCTCGGCGAGCGCGGAGTCGTTGACCGCGTAATCGACCGCGGCCTGCGCCAGCGGGTCGGTGCCGTCGGTGACGGTCGCGGTCAGGTCCAACTCGATTCCGTCGTCGGCGTTCACCGTACAGCGAGTCAGTTGCGCGTCACAGTCCCTGAGGCCGTCGCCGACCGCGTCGGTCCAGTTCACGCTGTACGTGGCCGGACCGTCGCTGTCGTCAGTTAGTCCGCTCCCGTCGGTGTTCACCGCGGTCAGGTTGTAGCTCAGGTTCGTCCGCGTGCCGGGGTCGAAGTCGCCGCCAGCGGGCGGCACCGACGCCATCCCGACCCGGACCGCAACGTCGCGGTTCGACCCGTCGAAGTTCTCCGGCGCGTCGTACCGAATCGTCACCCGGCCCTCCTCGTCGGTCGTCAGGTCGGTGAGTTGGTCGCCGCGCTGGCCCTGCGCCGCGACCGCGTCGCCGCCGAGACCGCTGTCGAGGGTCATGTTCACGGTCGCGCCCGAGACCGGATTATCGAAGCGGTCGCGGACCTCCACCACGAGGTCCCGTCCGCTGTTCTCCGCGACGCTCGCGTTGTCGCCCCGAACGTCGGTGACGTAGTGGGCGTCGGTGTCGGTCACGTCGGTTCCGACGCCGACCTTCGCCAGTTCGAGTTCGTAGGTCGCGGGTTCGAGGACGAGCCGGACCGCGCTTCTGTCGGGGACCTCCTCGACCGCCCGGACGTAGCGGTCGGGATTGGACGCCGTTTCGTCCATCTCCGCCGAGAGGAGTCCCCGCCACTCGTCGGCCGGGAGCGTCGTCGGGACCAGAACCGAGACGTTGCTCGACTCGTTGCCGACAGCCACGGTGCGGGTCGCGGCGCTGACCGCGCGCAGGTCCACCGTGGTCGTGCTACTGCTGGACTTCGAGAGGCTTCCGTTCAGCGCGACCAGCGAGATGCTGTTACCGTCTACGAGTCGCTGGCCAGCGAGGGTTCGGTTCGCGCTGTCGAACCGATTGTAGAGGACGCCAGCGTCGTAGACGGTGGTCGGCGGGTTCTGGTAGACGTGGTAGAGGGGGTCGTAGGTCAGCCCGCGCGTCGAGAAGTTGCGCGCGCTCCCGGTCCAGTAGTCGCCGGTCTCGCCGGTCGCGGTGGCGTTCTCGACGGTCAGGTTCGCCGGAGGAGTCGTCCGGAGCGTGCCCGAGGGCGGTGCGGGGTTGACGAAGACGGCCCGAACCGGGTACTGCGTGCCGAGCGCGACCGAGGCCGACCCGCCGCTCCCGGTCGCCGCGGTCCGCAGGAGGTCGTCGCGCAGGTCTTGCAGTTGGCTCTGGACTGCTTGGTTGTGAGTGAACTCCACCTGCTCGTTCTGCTGGGGGACGACCGACGCCTGATAGATAGAGAGGAGAATCACGAGGACTGCGAACAGCAGGACGGTCCCGATTTGGACCGTCACCCCGCGCTCGTCGGTTCGAAGTCGCACTACCCGGTTCCTTTCGGGGCAGGTAGTTAAAAATAGCGCCTGCGCCGTCGGAATCGGTCTCTCCGACGCGCGACCGGCGCAACTACTCGTCGTCTTCCTCTTCGACGACTTCGGGGTCGCTCATCGCGCTCTGGAGGCTGTCGAGTCCGTTGACCCACTCGGTGACCAGCCCGTATTCGAGGTCTTCGGTGACCTCCATGTTCAGCTCCTCGCCGTCGATGATGCGCGTTCCGGCGGCCGCGACGAGACCGAGCGCCGAATCGAGGTCTTCGCCCTCCTCGGCGCGTCCGGCTTCGAGGACGTACTCCTCGACGCTCGCCTCGTCGGCGGGACCCTCGGCGACGTAC is a window encoding:
- a CDS encoding metal-dependent hydrolase produces the protein MPSTVVHVALAGLVGTALLADYFDGKSVAVVMTAVALVDFDVFVGFWIAGAHRAAFHTLLLPLLGGVLLWADLRRGDASLVRSQWGGRGVRVAWVSLVAVTFAGIGLDAFFNGANLLYPLHDRFYTFDGKVFYSTKEGFVQTLVNVDFGGLVEAFAPDRSGGAGADAGSGAGSSGGGSSGAGGGSESVRTTENTHYSTGIDPQKGAEEGRVERLFPIAYTGERALLALTGYTVVGLRVWMERRE
- a CDS encoding helix-turn-helix domain-containing protein, producing the protein MTGDTDPRGDLAERIAGEITLSDDPGATLRKWRTDFGVSQTDLADHLDVSSSVVSDYESGRRESPGIGVVSRLVNALLDIDERRGGDRIRQYARVVSAGFESDIVNDLREYPTQVSLDRFYDAVGARELAEGDQRHVTGHTVIDSIEAITRLSSEEFYRLYGQSTSRALMFTNVTRGESPLVAMRVVNPTPNAVVLHGLDRGDLWDHAPKMARLDGFSLSVTNEPIDDVLQALREFP
- a CDS encoding Ntn hydrolase family protein → MPDARPPSESTPNSDPELTKTGTTTVAVTADDAVVVMADRRASAGGRFVTSKDTQKVERVHPTAAVALSGAVGSLQDYTRRLRSRADQYEIRRGDPPSVAAFATFAGNLLRNGPYRMVRPILGGVDGDGPQVYDLDGGGAVMDAPYAAKGSGTQFALGVLEREFRPGLSVEAATDAAARAVESAIERDTASGNGVTVAEITAEEVAIDAYDDPAELYADPATAAGGDAADRDADDGEEVA
- a CDS encoding archaeal proteasome endopeptidase complex subunit alpha, which translates into the protein MQGDQQAYDRGTSIFSPDGRLYQVEYAREAVERGSASVGVTTAESVVLAARRRVRSPLMDPESVEKLHQVDDLLGVASAGNAADARQLVEFARQTAQRDRLTYDEPMGVEPLAKAVADHVQEYTQSGGARPFGTGLLVGGVTEDASGDYRPALYETDPSGTPSAWDAAAVGRDSAEIRKFLEAEYRPDADLDSGVDLSLEALAAPDDESFAPAEVAVATVTKEAGYRHLSADERRSALDRLGLLDESGNRQAS
- a CDS encoding DUF7351 domain-containing protein, with translation MSDAGTEGANESGAEATPTELPERAAVEETRESDAGTVTADTEAAAPAPEVESSAASDAFEALGNEVRMAVLRALAGGEDDSDAAGEGTSDSPERRTMTFSELFERSPADTTAGFAYHLRQLTDLFLRRTGDEGDRYALTYAGRQVARAIAAGTYTDRVSFGPVPTGDACPLCESGDLAAVCEANSVTVACDDCGRGVLTLPFPPSARRDRDPERLLSAFDRHHRHRLSVMSDGVCPECAATMDAALASPPDSLTDRLPDSDAERAQVLLDCAQCGCRLHAPVTLAVLEHPAVVAFFHDHGLNVRDRPIWNVGDEWTETVVSDDPWCVRVGVELDDELLDVFVAGDCSVAGTRRRGAESVRQAS
- the hmgB gene encoding hydroxymethylglutaryl-CoA synthase, with protein sequence MTAVGIDAIEIWTGKLKLDLAETFAPEKGEEPEKYTKGLGLHASSFPDAHEDIVTMGANAAKRLMDRKGLSPDDIGRIDVATESSFDNSKPVSTYIAGCLEQVYDGDFHHANKGERKFACISGTQSLDDAYNWIKAGRNRGRAALVVATDTALYARGDPGEATQGAGAVAMLIDEEPSLVELSTEQGYGSADETDFLKPNQQFPSVDGKRSMQVYLARMREALEDFESVSGDTHPDDFAYIPFHTPFPGMVRKAGLLGYRHMIRDTPIEEELAEEIGFQPREEDFDDRESYEEAIRDHMDDLSSTEAYRDWYAATVEPTLSISREVGNWYTGSVHIARASALKTAAEEGIDLAGQKLLVGSYGSGAQAEIHAETVADGWEDEIEALNIDAQNDARYDLSFEEYENVHDRHNHDKTIEMEDFTVPDGEFVFTGTGRMNERLYDYVDN